The following is a genomic window from Phalacrocorax carbo chromosome 19, bPhaCar2.1, whole genome shotgun sequence.
CCTGCTGCCTGAGCCTTTGCACTCAAGCAGAGCGCGCATGAAACATCCCTTTCTGCAGGTGCCAGAGGGCAAGACATACACTGAGGAAGGAGTTGGGCACAATTCCTCAAGTTACTACTTGAAAAAGAGGGGATACATGTTACCCTCGCCACATTCTGCTCCGAGGTTTTGCCTCCGCCCATGACATAACCCATGCCAAGCCGATAGGCCTGGATGCTGCTACCCTTCCCAGCTCATGAGGGAGAGGGAACGATCGATAAACCACACCTCACCACTGAATCTCCCCTTGGACATGAGGGCTGAGCTAACGGCAGTGGCTGGCCCCTACAGAGGCAGCTGGCCGAGGAGGCCATTGCCACTGATGGCAGTTTTCCCCACGTAAACACACATTTGGACAAGTCACTGGACGGACAGGAGAAGTTgagcagctgaaagcagagcCTCCTCGACCAGCATACAATGGCACTCATTTTGTTGATTACCTACAAGATATACACTCATTTGCTTATTCTGCATACCGCAAAGTATTTAATAAGAAGGAACTGGGGATGGATGAAGTGAAGTACTTGGGCCTTAGGGATACAGGGTCTTTATAAGGGTGGAGTTTTTCCATGTTAGGCGTTCTAGACTCAAAGGCGGCTGAGGAGTAGAGGGAAGTGCAAGAGAAAGGCTACTGCATGCACTTTGTAACACTTACAGAACcttcagggctttttttaagttgttttttttttgttgttttttttttgttttgttttgttttttttaagtagtttaTATGCTCTGTCCGAGCATGGCAATTCTCCATAAAGCTACTAACTCCAATAACATTCAGTTTCCCttcaaaaaacctaaaaaattcACAGAATATGGTTGTCCAATTATCTTACATCTCAGACCAGATTACATGCAGCTAAGAGCACCAGCTCTAGCTAAAAGGTCTGATACGGCTTCCGATAAAGCAGAAGTCGGTGCACTAAAAGCCAAGGTTAAAAATTCACCATCAGCCTTGTCCGCGGAGCTTCCCTGAAAAGGCCAGGCAACTCAGAAGTCTACTTCATCATAACGTTTAAGCTACTGAAGGTGCAATGGTGCCACTGGTCAACCCACAAAAGAAAGTTCTAGAATTTAGAGAACGCAGCAGCTTCAATCAATAGACACAGGAAATTCTgcttctgtattaaaaataataacaaaacagaaatcagcttTTAACGCGAGATGCTGATGCCAACAGGGGAGCTGCTCTGTGAAGAGCCTTCGGCACAAAATACTAGGCTAGTGTCTTTAAACACACAAACTCAGTAAGAATCAGCACTTCACAAGAAAACTAGTATAACACCTTCAATAGCTACAAATCAAGGAAAAAGTGTCATCCACACAATAAAGCCTACAACACCTTTGACAGATGACTCCAGTGTGACCTCGTGGACCTCACTGTGCTTTAATGACTCCTCCAGcagaacacctgcctgctcacCATGTGTGGAAGATGCTCGGTTCAGACTTTTAAGACATCAAGCCTGTAACTTGCTGAACATGCACACTACTTCATTTGGAAAGCATCAACAACACATTAAAAACCCCTAACAAGAGGTACAGTGATATTTATCTCCCTCAGACCCCCAAAAGCCATTAGATGAACAACAGCACATCACCAACTCGCGTTGCGCGTAAACGAGGGACTCCTCATAAAAGTTTCTGTGGTGGCTTAGTAGTTCTCTTCCGTACTCGAGTCCACACCACAAAAATCTCAGCTACTGTTCACGTTATCAATTTAATCAGGAGACCAAGAACTGGTGCAGACAAAGCACCTGAACCAACCCCCGGATCTCACCGCACCTTCGCAAAGCAGGTCAGAGTACACCGACCAAATAAAGGGTCTACGGAAGGAGCTCTGGGTACGCACGGGCTGTGCGAGCCCCCGGGGGCACGGATGCGGACCGCCCGTTAACGAACGCGTCTGCCGCGGGAGAGCCTGAGGGCACGGCAGCTCCTCAGGGCGGCTGCAGCGCGGCTCCGGCTCCAGGACCAGGCCCCGTCCGGCGGCTCTAGCAAAGCTCCCCCAGCGAAGTAGGGGAAAGGTGGCCCCGAGAGCGCAGCCACCTGGGCGGCGCCCGCCAGCACCACTCGTTCAGCCCCGGGCGCGGGGGCAGCCCCAAGGCTGCCGCCCGCCGGGGTCCGGCCCAGCCCCCCGGCAGTGCCCGCGGCGTGAGGGCGCCCCGCAGCCGGACTCGGAGCCCCTCCGGGAGCCCAgtcccgccgcccggcccggcgggggcccGCGGGAAAGGGCAGGGGCCGGCCGCAGCCCGCACCGCACCGCCACGACACCGGCTGCGGCCCCATCACCCTGCCCGGCCTTaccggcacggcacggcacggcacggcacggcacggcacggcacggcacggcacggcacggcacggcacggcacggcacggcacggcacggcacggcacggcacggcacggcacggcacggcacggcacggcacggcacggcacggcacggcacggcctCCTCCTATCAGTCTCCACCAGCCCCAGCGCTCCTCAATATGGCGCCCGCCCCCGCGCGCGGCACGACGGGAGCGCGCCCCGCCCTCCCATTCGAATCAATACAGGAAGCGGCAGCGCGCGGTACCATGGCAACGGCCGCGGCGCGCCCGGCTCCGCCCCCCCAGCGCATTGACGTCATGGGATCATAGAatgggtcggaagggacctttagaggtcatctccaaccccctgccgtgagcagggacatccccaaccagactaggctgctcagagcccatccagccccatCCAGCCCCGTCCAGCACATCTCCAGGGACggggcctccacagcctcttggggcagcctgggccagggtttcaccaccctcagcgtaaaaaatgttttcctcatacccagcctaaatctaccctcctttacattaaaaccatcaccccttgtcctgtcacgGATGTCATGGCGGTGAGGGGCTTCCCGAGGTGGAGGAATGAGCCCTCGCCTCCCTGCCCACGAAGGCCCCAGGCGAGGGGACATGGCGGCTGCCTGCCCCTGGCACCTTGCGGctccctgcctggcacagccagccccagcttGCTGGGtgggctccagcagctgccGGGGTGCTGGCGAGCGGCCAGGGCGGCCCAACGGGCAGACGGAGCTGGGTCTGGCAGAGGCAGTGATCTGGAGAGTGGGTCTGGTGAGGCGTGGGGTCACGGTGCCTGGCTGCCTCCCACCCCTGGTGAGAGTTGGCACCCGAGCTTGGCCGATGGGCATGGCTTGGAGAGGGGAGCAAGTGCTGTGGCCCAaggggctgctcccagccccgggCTGATGCTGGCCAGGAGGACTTGCTTCCCCCAAGCCATCCCCGACACCAGCACCTACACAAGAGCTAGCCTGAGCAGAGAACCCTTCCCGCTGTGCATGCCCTTCCCTCCCGCCAGGCTGGTTCTGGTGGGGCTTGGAGCCTTTATTGTGGGTCAAAGGAGGTGGAGGACTCCACCTCCACAGATCGTGTCTACCTGTAGCGCCCCAGCGCCACCATAAGCCCATGCCAGTGTCCCACCGACAGCCTGCCCTGCACCGATGGCTGTACTGCGGCGATGCGACAAGCTGCAGGCACGTGATCCCCCTGTTATTAGCGCAGCTTGGCCACCTGTAATTAACTGAGTATCTCTTTCAAGCTCCCTTGTATGTCATTTACAACACCAACAAGAAGCAGCCAGTAACTGGTAGGCTAAGAAGGACATGAATTGCTCCTGGAGTCCAGACACAAGGCACCCTGGCAGCCTCCTGAAGCAACACCCCGTCCCCTGTTGTCATGCGGGACCATGGGATGTGGAATATCCCCCACCATGGCACatccccaaaacccaacaggcTTTGGGGAACTCGGGCACTGCTCTCGGGGCTTGTTATTgttggggggtggtggtttgtttttctggggCCGCTTCTTGCTGTGGCGCAGCCCGGCCTGCCTTTTCCAGCCTTCCCGTAGACGACACGCATGTGCTGCGCGGATGGACGGCGCCGGGCTCCGTCCCGAGCCCGAgagccccggggccgcccggccCACGGGAGACCCGCGGCCTCcgcccgcgggacgcgccgggcGGGAGAGCGGGGCCagccggggcggccgcgggtGGAGGCGGCGGTGCCGTgacgccccgccccgccccccggcgccgCCGTGACCCCGCGGCCGATCACTTCCAGGGCGGCCCCGGCTCCCGATTTGAAAATGCAGGAGTGgttgctggtgctgctgtgcGCGCTGGCGCGGCGGCGGGCCATGGCCGGGGCTGGTGGCTGGGACGGGCCGCAGCGGCGCGCCTGGCTCCGGCACTACTACAGCCAGCGGCAGAAACGCCTCATGACGGTGACCGGGGGGGCGCCGCGGGTGGGGCGCGATCGGTGCGGGACGGGCGGGACacggggagggtggggggcgGGAGGGACGCGGCGGGGTCACCGGGGCGCCACGaatgggggacacgggggacgtGTGGACAGGAAGGATACGGGACGCGAGGGGGATGCAGAGGTCACAAAGGATGGGGGACGTGAAGGAGGGGGGGACACGAAGGAGGGGGGGCTTGAAGGACGCGGGATGTGAACCCAGGCACGAAGGACAGGGGGGCGTGAAGGAGGGGGTGATACCAAGGGTGGAGGATAGGAAGGGCCTGGGGACACACGGCAGGAAGGACAAGCCGTTGGGGAacccacttccctgggcagctgccgaggaaggtgaaaaaaatcatctcttatgatttaataacagaaaaacaattccCGTGGATGGGCCAGGAGTGTGGGTGCTTGCTCCCCCTTCCAAGTCATGACCGAGCCCGTACTTCGCTTGGTTGCAGGAAAGCAAGtaatacacattaaaaaataaaaccacggAGTGGGTGGCTGCCCTGAAAGGGGACTTTTCCAGAAGGCTCCTTGTCTGTGGCACCTGGGCATCTTGTCCAGGGTCACAGCTATTGCCTGGTGGGTTTCCGATGGGGTTTCCAATGGGGTTTCCTAGGAATAGGAGAATTTGGCCCAGTGGTCACGCCAGTCGGGACCGCTGGCCAGGTGGCACTGGGCATCCTCCATGCCGTGAGCAGGTTGCTTCAGCTGGATGATCTTCAGAGGGGAGGTCCTAGCAAAGCGCTGGcgggggctgctggtggggaagTGCCATCTCATGTCTCTCTTGTCTCCCTGCCATGCTGCAGCTCCTGATTGCTCGCCGGAGGAGAACCAGCTGCTACTTCTACCCCCGCGCCTGGCCCAGCATCAGGAGTGCAGACTGGTGGGAACGGGTGGTCCTGAAGGAGTTTGGGCCCCAGGACTGGCTGGAGAAGTTTCGGATGTCCAAGGAGACTTTCTTCTATGTCTGCAACCAGCTGCGGCCCGGGCTGGCTCCGCACAGCGCCCGCTTccaccccctcctgcccctggaGAAGAGGGTGGCTGTGGCCTTGTGGCACTTGGCCACCAACGTAGAGTACCAGACTCTCAGCCCGCTCTTTGGCGTGGGGCCTTCTACAGTGCAGATGTGTGTCCAGGAGGTGAGCTATGCCATTGTCTTGCTGCTGAAACCCCTCTACCTCCGGCTGCCCAACGAGAAGGAGCTGGAGAACATGGTACGCATCTTCCGTACCCGCTGGGGCTTCCCGCACTGCATTGGCGCCCTGGACAGCCTTCACATCCCCATCCACCCACCCCTGCGCCTCAGCGCTGACTACTGCAACGGCCAGGGCTGGCACTCCATCCTGATGCAGGCCACCGTGGATGGGTTGGGCCAGTTCTGGGATGTCTCCACCACCTTCCCTGGCAGCATGGAGAACAGTGCGGTCCTGGAGAGCTCcagcctgtgggtgctggccaAGGAGGGCCGGCTGTGCCCCAATCCTCCAAAGCATTTCATGGGGAAGGCGCAGAAGTACGTGCTGCTGGGTGATGCCACCTACCCCTTGCAAGACTGGATCCTCAAGCCCTACCAGGAGGACGAGAAcctcacccagcagcagctgcagttcAACTACCGCCTGAAGCGGGCGCACAGTGTGATCGAGAACGCCTTCCTGCGTCTGAAGGCACGCTGGCAGATCCTCCTGAAGTGTGACGActgcagcctggagctgctgcccacCCTTGTCCTTGCCTGCTGCATCCTGCACAACGTCTGTGAAGCCCACGACAACCCCTTCAACGAGGAGTGGCTGGAGGGCACTGAGCCGACTGAGCTGCCCAAGCCCTGCCAGCCCGCGCCCGCTGCCATGGAGGATGGCCGGGCCGAGCAAGTGCGTGAGCTGATGTGCCAGTACTTCGAGAGCTGCGGGGAGGgctgatggggctggggggagaaaCAGCCCTGCGCATCCTTGCTCACAGACTTCACTCAGGCTCCGGCAAACGTTGGCCCAGCGGTACCGGGCTGTTTGACAAAGGACCGCACCCTCTCACCTCTGCTGAAAGCAGCCTGCAGAGTGAGGAAAGCTGCCGGCTGCACCAGCCATTCCCAGGAAAAGGAGGGGGGTGGCTGCATCACACTCGTGCTGGTTTTGCTGCGGTGGTTTCAGGCAGTGGAATGTATTTTGAGCCCTTGCTCTCTCCCAGGATTTGAGTGGTCTGGTGCTGTGTTGTGTGCCGCGTGAGTAAAGCGGGGTTTGGGGCTGGGCAAGGGAGAGGGCTACCTGGGTCTCCCTTTCCTGGGAGCATGTCTCTGCCCTGAGGCCCCTCTGTCAGGCTGAAACCAGCAGGAGGCTTGAAATAAGAAGGCAAAACCCCTTTGAAGGCACGAAACTTGCTGCATAAACACAtttgggaggagaagggaaggaaggggcagagCAGTGATTTGCTGGGGGCTGGCACCAGCCCAGAATGAAATTGCATCCACTaactcctgctctgctgctgctcaggcagcACACGCTGCCCTTGGGGGGTAGTGGGCTGAGCCGCCGCAGCCTGGCGTCACTCCTTACCCCTCTCCAGAGGGGTTTGCTGTGAGGGGATGTGGTTCAGCCCCTGGGGTCCCTCCCTGTCCCACTGGCCAGCTCTTTCTGCTGGTGTGTCTGATCTCTGTTCCTGGCCTGGCTGCAGCATGAGCAGCCACACGCAGGTCTGCCCCCCATATCATCTGAGAAATTGAGCAGCTGTGGTTTGTTCCCCCACCGTCCTCCTGCTACAGGCTGGAGCCTGGTGGCACATGGCCTCTGCCATGCCAGGGCAGGGCCGGCTGCCGGAGTGCAAAGGTACCTTCATCAGCACTTTGCTGGTAGGTGGGAGGAGCGGCACAGACATGTCCCCCTGTGCCACCCTTCCTACGGGGCTGGGATCCACTGCCCACGGGGCTGGGCTGTCCCAGCTGGAgtgctggcagagccctggcGGGTATGAATGAGGCTCCAAGCACTGGGAGGGTGGCTGCTGGCTCCCACCTGCTGCACCAGTGCCCATGAAGGCAGCAGGTGGCTGGGGTAACTGCAGGGACCGTGCTGCGGGCACAGGGGCAGCAAAGCTGTGTGGTGAAAAGGCTCCCCACGGTGGAGTGGGGCCTCCTGCCCCTCCCACGCTGGCTTGGGTGGCCCTGGGGCAAGGGGCAGCACTGGGGGCCATGAGGGCGGGCCTAGGAGGCCATAGGGGGCAGACATGAGGGGGCTGtggaggagggatggggggcCGTGGGGCATCCGCGCTCCGCCGCCACCGCGCATGCGCCGCCGCTGACCCAGTTTCCCCGGCCGCTCCCATTCGGCGGGAGCggagggggaaggcagcacACCCCCCCGCACACAGACACGCGTGGACGGGCTCGGGGTGGCCCCGCCCTCCCCCACCCGGAAGTGTGGTGGTAGGAGCTGCCGGCGCGGTTACGCGACTGCGGCCTGTCTTCCCTGCCCGTCTCGGCGCCGCGGAGGCGGAGGCTATCGGGTGGATGCGGCCCAGCCTCTGCCCGCCCGGTTCCGGGCCCTCTTCACCCTACGCAACCTGGGCGGGCGTGCGGCCGTGGACTGGGTCAGCCGGGCCTTCGGCGATGGTTCCGCGCTGCTGAAGCACGAGTGGTCTACTGTCTGGGCCAGATGCAGGACGAGGCAGCCATCCCTGTGCTCATCCGGGTGCTGGAGGATGTTGCCCAGAAGCCCATGGTCAGGCACGAGGCGGGTACGATGGCGGTTCCTGCGGCTGTGGGGGCAGGGAACTTGTGGGTCCTTCCACCTGTACCGAACAGCTCATGATGGCCTGATCCAGCTTGGGTGTCGTGGCTCAGAAAACCCTGAGGCTTGTAACTGCCTCACCACATCCCCTGGCTGGACTGGTTGGCCAAGCGTGCCCCCCCCTCCTGCTGGCGAGGCTGGTTCCTGCCGTGTTTATTTGCCTGGCTGTCTCATTTAAGACTGGTCAGAGTCAGACCTGTGTCCCCACTTTGGAGCAGGCTGAGGTTTTGCCAGAGGACGCAGCAGGCCCTTTCTCCTGTTGACGCCTTGATAATGTCCTGACGTGTCCTTCTTTCAGGTGAAGCCCTGGGTGCCATTGGGAATCCTGATGTGCTGGATATCCTGAAACGCTCTTCAGAGGATCCCGTGATTGAGATGAGGCTCTTGGCAGGGGTCATTTCCCCTGGGGTGCAGCACTGCTGGTCCAGGAGGGTGAGGCAGGTCTCCCCGGGGCAGCCCTTGGCCTGGGACAGGGACACCACAAGTGGCATCCTGCCATGTGCTGGCgcccagctgctgttgggaAGCGCTAGGTGCCCTCCCAACACCGTATGGTGCCATCCCACAACCAGGGCTGTCACCCCATCCCCACAGGTGGCGGAGACATGTCAGCTGgcagtgaggaggctggagtggctgcaggagcacaagCAGGAGCCAGACACCAGCCCTCTCTGTGGATCCTGCTCCCCCTGCTGAGGAGATGGATGTTGCCAAACTCCACAAAACCCTCCTGGATGAGTCATGCACGCTGTTTGACCGCTACAGGGCCATGTTCGCCCTGTGAAACCTGGGAGGCCAGGCTGCTGTGTTGGCGCTGGTGGATGGTAAGGGCCAGTGTGAGGCTACTTGTGGTCTCCTCCTAAATCTGTACAGGTTAATCTGGGATTAGCCCTTTCCAAATCCAGGGCTGCCAGAGCTGTGGGGCTCCTCTTAAGCTCTTCATGTGTTTGTTTCTACAGCTGCTGTCCCCCTGCTTGCTTGCAAGAGCTGCATCGCAAAGTGCTCGGTGCTCTCTGGTATTTCACAGCCCCCTTGCTGTCTTCCAGGCCCCCTTTCTCTATGGTCCAGGGGGGAGAGGGCACAGTCTGTAATGTTGGCTTGGGACCAACCAGTCTGACGTGGTGGGACCCGTCTGGAAAGTCAGGGGCTGCCAACCTCATTGTGGGGTTTGGGAATAGCTCTGGAGAGGGGAGTGAGTGTCTCCTGGGTGAGAAGGGGCAGACCACAGCCCAGGAACTGTTTAGACCCACACCCCAGCCCAAGGGAAGCAGACGAGGCTCTTCAGCTGTCTGGGATGAGCCGAGGGCATCTCTGCACTGTGAGACGAGCCGTGCAGGGGTCCACAAGCTCCTGCTGCGGCTGTTCAGTCCCACAGCATGGGAGGGCTtgaggctgtggctgtgctgccagTCCACCCCAGGCACATTGCGCTGGTGGGGCAGGACCTGTGGGCAGGTGAGGGTGCCGGCGCCTCTGCCGGGAgtgtggctgctgctgtcacGAGAGGGCGTCCCTATGCCACCAGGGCATAGGGCATGGGTGCGCGTGTGTGGTGCCGGTGCTGCCACAGCTGTGTGGGGTCAGGGAGCAGGGTGGGACAGCCCTTCCCATTGGTATTttgtccccttccccaaaagCCCTCACAGGTCTGGGGTGGCAACTGCCGGGTCTAACCCCCAGGCCAGCCTGCCCCATGGCTTCCCCCAGCTTCTGGGTTGGGGGCTTCAGCCAAGCATCCCAGCGCACTTTGGGGGCAGTGGTGGCTCACTCTCACCACCTCCTTGCAGGACTGTGCTCTGGCAGCGCCCTCTTCCACCACGAGATCGGCTATGTGCTGGGCCAGATGCAGGATGAGGCCTGCATCCCGCAGCTGACGGCTGCACTGCGCAGCCACACCGAGAGCCCCATGGTGCGCCACGAGTGCGCCGAGGCCCTGGGTTCCAtcgcctgcccctcctgcctggAGACCCTGTGTGCCTTTGCCTGTGATGAGGAACGGGTCGTGCGGGAGAGCTGTGAGGTGGTGCTGGACATGTACGAGTATGAGAATGGTGCCCAGTTCCAGTATGCTGACGGGCTCTGCAAGCTGCAGACCTCTGCCTGAGCCCCAGCTGGAGGGGTGTGGGCTGGGCatgctgcctcccacccccctcTGGCTGCACTTTCATGGCTGCCTCCATCAACATGGATCCATgccttgctgcagcagaggtggaGGAGAAACTGGATTTGCTCTCTGGCACAATTACAGCCACCTTCTCCCTTCAAATCCAGGCTAGGCTGCTActtgccccccccgccccaccacTCCCCATTTCCTGGATCTGCCCCTCTTTCCCTGCCAGGATCAGCACTGCCTGCCCACAGGGCTTGGACCGAGTGGGCTCTGCTCTGCACGTCAGAGCCTGTCATGGCTGTGCAGGGGCCACGGCTGCTCTGGGCTTGTGCTGCCATGGCGGCTTGGTGTGAAACA
Proteins encoded in this region:
- the LOC104053135 gene encoding uncharacterized protein LOC104053135, with the translated sequence MQEWLLVLLCALARRRAMAGAGGWDGPQRRAWLRHYYSQRQKRLMTLLIARRRRTSCYFYPRAWPSIRSADWWERVVLKEFGPQDWLEKFRMSKETFFYVCNQLRPGLAPHSARFHPLLPLEKRVAVALWHLATNVEYQTLSPLFGVGPSTVQMCVQEVSYAIVLLLKPLYLRLPNEKELENMVRIFRTRWGFPHCIGALDSLHIPIHPPLRLSADYCNGQGWHSILMQATVDGLGQFWDVSTTFPGSMENSAVLESSSLWVLAKEGRLCPNPPKHFMGKAQKYVLLGDATYPLQDWILKPYQEDENLTQQQLQFNYRLKRAHSVIENAFLRLKARWQILLKCDDCSLELLPTLVLACCILHNVCEAHDNPFNEEWLEGTEPTELPKPCQPAPAAMEDGRAEQVRELMCQYFESCGEG
- the DOHH gene encoding LOW QUALITY PROTEIN: deoxyhypusine hydroxylase (The sequence of the model RefSeq protein was modified relative to this genomic sequence to represent the inferred CDS: inserted 3 bases in 2 codons; substituted 1 base at 1 genomic stop codon) — encoded protein: MASAMPGQGRLPECKAEGEGSTPPRTQTRVDGLGVAPPSPTRKCGGRSCRRGYATAACLPCPSRRRGGGGYRVDAAQPLPARFRALFTLRNLGGRAAVDWVSRAFGDGSALLKHEXVYCLGQMQDEAAIPVLIRVLEDVAQKPMVRHEAGEALGAIGNPDVLDILKRSSEDPVIEVAETCQLAVRRLEWLQEHKQEPDTSPXSVDPAPPAEEMDVAKLHKTLLDESCTLFDRYRAMFALXNLGGQAAVLALVDGLCSGSALFHHEIGYVLGQMQDEACIPQLTAALRSHTESPMVRHECAEALGSIACPSCLETLCAFACDEERVVRESCEVVLDMYEYENGAQFQYADGLCKLQTSA